CCTCGGGAGAGGGTGGTGGACACGTTTTTTCGGCAGCGATCGAGGCTGTCGTCGATGGCCCGGACGGGCTGCTTGTGGACGCTGACGATGAAGTTCCGGCCGAGGAACATGTCGATCTCATTCTTGTTGAATCCGCTGTACATGCCGTTCGGAGTGATGGCGTGGAAGACGACAAAGAGGTACCCCTCATAGAGGTCAATTTTCGGGTCGCGAACGTCGCCGAGGCAGTCCTCGATGGCCAGATCGTGAAATGCGAATTTTTCCGAGAGGCTCTTGATTTCGGTCGGACTGGGATTAAGGAAGTCGAACCAGAAGGTGGCGGCGCGGTCGAGGGGAAACTCAGGAACGGCGCCCGCCGGAAGGAGTTCCACCGGGCGGTCGGGTCGAGAGACAACAATGTTCAGCACGCTGATCTCCGTCTTCGCCGTTCATTCTCAAGCCAAGGCTACCATCTCTTCCGTACCCAGGCAATCGGATATCTCTTTCAGCCCGGACCCGGCGCGAGTATAATCGGGCACCCGCGGTCATGAAAAAGATTGGCGCGTTTTTCGATATCGACCACACCATCATTCACCATTCCACCGGCCGCATCTTTACGCTGTACCTGTATCGGAAGGGCTACCTTCAGGAGAAGCATCTTCTGAAAATGGGCTGGTACGAGATGCTCTACAAGATCAACAAGATGGATTGGCAGCGCATGATGGAGTACGGCCTGCGCATTTTTCACGGAATGCGGGTGACGGAGCTGGTGGACCTGATGGACGACTGTTTCGAGAAAGAGATGAAGCCCCAGATTTACACGGATGCCCGAACGCTTATCCAGGAGCATCAGAAGAAAGGTCATGTCGTGGTATTCAACACGGCCACGATCCGGTACATGGTGGAGCGATTCCAGGAGTACCTGGGGATCCACCACGCCCTCTGTTCGAGCGTGGTGATTCACGACGGATTCATTACGGGGCAGGTGGGACAGGTTTGCTACGGGGCGAATAAGGCGAAACTGGCCGTGGAATTCTCGCAGGAGAGGAACGTGGACTTGTCGGAAAGCTACTTCTACACGGACAGTTTGTCCGACCTGCCGCTCCTCGAGATCGTGGGCCGGCCCCGTGTGGTGAATCCCCAGCTTCTGATGAAGCGTGAGGCGCAGAAACGGGGTTGGGAGGTGCTGGAGTTCGAGCGAACCGAGGGAGGAGAGGAAGCCGCGTTGAACCGGGCCAAGTGAACTGGTAGGATAAGACCCCAAGGAGAAATGATGTCGGTATGTTCGATTGAAGAGGCCATCGGAGAAATCCGAAAGGGTCGCATGGTCATCATGATGGATGAAGAGGATCGCGAGAACGAGGGCGACCTCGTCATGGCGGCGGAGATGTGCTCCCCCGAGGCGATCAACTTCATGGCGAAGTACGGGCGAGGGCTGATCTGCGTGCCTGTGACAAGAGACAAAGCCAGACAGCTCGGCCTGTCGCTCATGGTGACGGAAAACACGTCTTCCAACACCACCGCTTTTACCGTTTCGATCGATGGGAAGGACGGCGTGTCGACCGGGATTTCGGCGTTCGACCGCCACCGGACGATCCAGCTGATGGTGGGCGACGACACGAGGGGCGAGGATTTCGCCCGCCCAGGCCACATTTTTCCGCTCATTGCGCGCGACGGTGGAGTACTGGTGAGGGCCGGGCAGACGGAAGGATCCGTCGACCTCGCGCGGCTCGCCGGACTCAAGCCGATGGCCGTCATTTGCGAGGTGATGAACGAGGACGGAATGATGGCACGCCAGATCGATCTCGAACGGTTCGGCAAGGAGCACGGGATCAAACTTTGTACCGTCAAGGACCTGATCGAGTACCGGATGCTGAACGAACGACTCGTGCGAAAGCAGGTCGAGACCCGGCTCCCGACGGAGTTCGGCGAGTTCGATCTCATGGCCTACGAGAACGTCATCGACGGGGCCGTTCATCTGGCGCTGGTGAAGGGACCGATCCACCGCGACGATCCGACGCTCGTCCGCGTTCATTCCCAGTGTCTCACCGGGGATTGTTTCAGCTCACTGCGTTGCGATTGCGGACCGCAGCTCCAGCGTGCCCTCCAGATGATCCACGAGGTTGGGAAGGGCGTGCTGCTTTACTTGAACCAAGAGGGGAGAGGCATTGGGCTTCTCAATAAGTTAAAGGCGTATTCGTTGCAGGACAAGGGGAAGGATACCGTGGAGGCGAATAAGCTTCTGGGTTTCAAACCGGACCTTCGGGAATATGGGACGGGAGCGCAAATCCTGCACGACATCGGGGTGGGCAAGATGCGACTGATGACGAACAATCCCAAGAAGATCGTGGGTCTCGAAGGTTATGGCCTGACCATTGAGGAACGCGTGCCGATTGAAGTTGAGTCGAATTCCCGGAACGTGCGTTACCTCCGCACGAAGAAGGAAAAGCTCGGCCATTTATTGTCTCTCTAATCATGCCCACGATTGTCGAAGGGGATTTGGTTGCCGGCGGACTGAAGTTTGCCCTTGTCGTCAGCCGGTTTAACAAGACCATCTCCCAGAACCTGCTGGATGGTGCCCTTGATGCGTTGCGCAAGCACGGGGTCAAGGACGATGCCGTCACCGTGGTGTGGGTACCGGGTTCATTCGAAATTCCGCTTGCCGCGCGCCGATTCGCGCGGAGCAAGAAAGTCGACGCCGTGATCTGTCTGGGTGCCGTCATTCGGGGGGGTACACCGCACTTTGAATACATCGCCGGCGAGACCTCTTCAGGCATTGCCCATCTGGCTACGGAGTTCGAGATCCCCGTCATCTTCGGCGTCATCACCGCCGATACGATCGAACAGGCCATCGAGCGATCGGGCGCGAAAATGGGCAATAAGGGCTGGGATGCGGCCCTCGCCGCCGTCGAGATGGCGAATCTCCTCAAAAAGATCTAACCGGGCCTCGCCGATGGGGGCGCGTCGCAGAGCACGGGAACTGGCTTTGCAGGTACTTTACGAAAGCGAATTCCGCGCACTTCCCGCCCACTCCATCCTGTCGGAGATTTGCAGTCACAGCCGATGGAGCAAGTCCGAATCCGATCGCGCCAAGGTCCTGGTGGAAGGCGTCGGATCACACGCACGGGAGATCGACGACCTGATCGGCCGGGTGCTCGAGAACTGGCGGCTGGACCGGCTGCACATCATGGATCGAAATGTTCTCCGCCTCGGCGTCTATGAATTGCGATTCTGCAAGGACGTCCCGCCGAAGGTGGCGATCGACGAGGCGATCGAAGTCGCCAAGAAATTCGGGACTGCGGATTCCGGTGGGTTTGTGAACGGCATTCTGGACCGCGTCTTGAGCTCCGGTTCCACCGCGCACCATGTCGCCTAGGCTTTGTCACGAGATGAAAGGCAGTATGCGTTTGGCAACATGGTGCGTACGCCCCGCCCTCATTCGAAAGAATAGATTGGGAGCGGGGCTACTGTACCGCGTCCCAGCGCGGTACCGGACCCAAACATTGTCGGCGCGGTACTCGTGCGCGTCATCCTGACCGTCGAAAGCCTGCTGGACATTCCGGCGGACATGATTGTTCTGCCGCTCTTCGCGGATGAACGGCCGCTGAGGGGAGGGACGGGGTGGGTGGATTGGCACGAGTTGGGCGGTCTCTCGCGGCTCGCCTCCGCGGGCTACCTCACGGGGGCGTACCAGGACCAAATTCTCTATGCGCCGCTGCCCTTCTTCAAGAGCCGGAAGATGCTGCTTGTGGGTATGGGCGACCGGCGCGATTTCACCTACTTCAAGGTCTTCAAGCTCTACCGAAGCGTCATGGAAACGCTGGCCAAGCTTTCCGTGCGCGAATGCGTGCTGGGCCTTCCCGGCAAGACCGGGGGAGACGTGGACTTGCCCCGCTTCGTGGACCGAATGGTCAATGGATTGGTGGATGGAGCGTGGCAGGTGGAGACTTTCCTTGAGCACGGCGTTCTGACCATTGCCGAATCCGGGCCCGTTCGAGAGGAGATCTACATCACGCTTCAGCATACGCGGTCGGAATTGAAGGAAAAGGTTTCGATGGCGGTTATCCGGCACGACCAGCGCCCGAAGTTCGGCGCACCCGGCGCCGAGACGGGACCCGACACCCTCGACGCGGCGATCTGACCGGAGGCATTTTGCGCTTGACATTCCGCGGCATTTTCTGATACCCGTTTCACATGAGTCAACGCGTGTGGGGTAATGCAAGGAGCGTACGGAATGGGGGAGCGCCGAAGATCCCCGAAGAGCTAAGTCCACCCTTGGAAAAGAATCTTTGGCCCGTGCGCATTGCCGCCAATAAGAAACCTCCAAGAACAAATGAGCGGCTCCTACGCACCGTGGCAGCACATGAGAACATTGGGGGCAGGCGTAGAGGAGGAACGAGAAGGTGCATCATTTGTAGGCAAGGGCGATTCGTCAGCAGGGCGGGGTATCTGCTCGTAGTTCTCAGCTTCGCTGTCCTTGGCGCGGCATGCAGCGAGGGTGGGTCTGGCAGTGGGTTCACCGGCGTCGGCCTGAAGCTCCTTCTGAATTCTGAGGTCGGCACCGGCACTTTCCTCCGCGAAGGTGGTACGATCTCGAACCCGGCACGGTCATTGGTGTCTGGCACGGGTGGGTAAATCTAGGAGGAGTTCTTACTTCCGGACCCGCCGCAGCATCGTGGGGTTCAGGTCGGATTGATGTCTTCGCGCGGGGAACAGACAGCGCGTTGTATCAGAAACGGTACGACGGCGCCTGGCAGGATTGGGTAAATCTGGGTGGAGTGCTGACGTCCGACCCCGGCGCCGTCTCGTGGGGGTACGAACGTGTTGACGTCTTTGCTCGGGGAACGGATGGCGCTCTGAAACAAAGGTGGTATGAGAATGGCTGGCACGACTGGGAAGACATGGGAGGCCAGTTGTATGCTCCTTGCCGGATCGGCACATCGTGTAGGTTACCTTCGATTGCACGCCGTTCCGGGGAGAGCGCGGTGCTGCCGTTTCCCTAGCGCCGCGTTGAACAAATGGTTGAGCCGTTAGGTTGGAGGGGTATCGCGGTTCTTCTGACTGGTTTGCTGATCGCCGGGTGCAACAACCAAGTCTCAAATCCACCGAGGGCCGAAGCCAGCTCAGCCGAGGAAAAAGAACCTGAAGTTGTCGACAACGCATGCCCGGGCAAGCCGTATAGTTGTGAGTGCAAGTCGCAACCAGACGACGAGCTTAAGGGGACTTTTCTAGGCAAAGAGTTTGAAGAGATACGATATCCAGGTTCGGTGATCGACCTCGAATTCGGTGGTCCGCATGTAGTCGAATCCAACGACGACTATCGACAAGAACTGTTCGACTACAGGCTCCCCTTGTCATTTACGGCAGGGTTCGCCCAATCCTGTGATAGATTTGAGGGAATCACCTTGCGCCGTACAGACAGGTGGATGCTACCTCCGTCAAAGGTGCAACATGCCAATTCGCCTCCCGTCGTGGTCTACATGTGGTTCGCCCCAGGCGGCAATCCGGAACGTACTCCGGGATACTGCTATTCTGAAGCGTTCCACCTGGAAGGAAATGATTGTACGTACCAGACCGAAATCTATCTCCGAACTGCCGGGCCTGGTGACGTAACAACTTACAGGATTGTTGTTCTGAATTACTTTGAAGACTCGCCGTATGTGGACCAAGCCACAGGAACTTATGTCCGCGATTTCGTTTTCTCCGCCCCTCCTGCCCGATAGGCCCCAAGAAAGTTATCCGCCGTAGAAGTTGCGCGGCCAGGCGTGCTTCTTGAGTTCTTCGAGCACGTCTTCAGACAGAGGCGACCCACCGGAAGCCCGAACGTTTTCCTCGACGTGTTCTGACCGGCGCATACCGGGAATGGTGGTGGAGACCGCCGGAGGGCTGAGGACAAATTTGAGCGCGCCCTGGGCGATGGAGCGAACGTCATCACGAACCAGGAATTTCAATTTTTCGGCCCGATCCACCGTTTCCGTGAGTCGTTTGCCCTTGAAATATCGCCCGCGGAAGTCACCCTCGGCGAACGTCGTTTTGGAGGTCAATTTTCCCGTGAGCCCGCTTTCGTCCAATGGGCAGCGTGCGATGACGCCGGTTTCGTGCTTCCGGCAGGCGGGGAACAGATTCTGCTCCGGAGATTGATCGAAAATATTGTAGATGACCTGCACGCAGTCGATTTCTCCCGTTGCCACGGCGTCGACGCCGCAGTCGGGATCATGATCGTTGAGTGAGAGGCCGAAGAAGAGGATCTTACCCTCCGCCTTCAGTTTCTCCTTGGCTTCCTTCCATTCGTCCTGTGAAGCCCAATCCTTGTGCCAGACGTGATATTGGAGGAGATCCACCTGTTCGAGCTGGAGATTCTTCAGGCTCTTGTCGACGCATTCCTTCACCCACTTCACGGGGAAGGTCTTCAGAATATTGGGATTGTCCGGGGGCCAGTGGTAGTCCTTCGGGGGGACCTTCGTTGCCACGTAGGCCGGCTGTTTCGTTTCTTTGAGAATGGAGCCGATGAGCCGTTCGCTGTGGCCGTCGCCGTACACCAGCGCGGTGTCCAGGAAATTGATTCCCAGTTCCATGGCCCGGATGATGGCGGGCCGCGAGTTTTCGTCCTGCGGTCCGCCCCACCAGGTTCCGCCGATCCCCCATGACCCCAGGCCGATTTCGGAAACGCGCAGTCCGGTTTTTCCAAGTTCGCGATATTGCATCCGGCTACTCCGCCTTGATTCGGAGAAAGCGATCCATGAGCCTCTCGGTGAGTCCGGATGGCGCAAGCCAGTCCAGTCCCGCGCCCAACTTGTTCATCATGCCGGGGATGACCAACCGTTCGGCGCCCGACGCTCCTTCGACCACGGCGCGCGCGACCTCATCGGGTGTGTTGGAGAGTCGTGGAGAGGGGCGCCGCAGATCGGCGTTCTTCCCAAATCTCTTCGCGCTTTTCTGGAAGTCGGTGGATGTGATTCCGGGGCACACGGCCATGACATGAATGCCGTACGGCTTGAGCTCGCTTCGGAGGGCGTCCGAAAGGGCGTTCAACGCCGCCTTGGACGCGCTGTAGGTGGCGAACTTGGGAATGGGCCGCAGGCCCGCCATGGACGAGATGTTGATGATCATGCCGGACTTCTTCGATTTCATGATGGGGGCGACCGCGTAGATCATGTTGAGGACTCCAAACAGGTTTGTTTCGAGCATCTCGCGGTGCTCCTCGATGGGGGCGGACAGCAGATAGCCGTAGACGCCGTATCCGGCATTGTTGACCAGGACATCTATGGTTTTGAAAGCTCGCGTGATCGAATCGACGGCCTGCTCGACTTCCCGGGGACGGGTGACGTCCGCTCGGGCCACGTACGCGATCGAGCCGGCCTTCTGAACTTCCGATTGGACCTCCTCCAGCGCGCTCGACGTGCGCGCGATGAGTCCAAGCTTTGCCCCTTCCCGGGCGAAGGCAAGGGCGGTGGCACGACCGATCCCGGCGGAGGCGCCGGTGATCACCACCACGCGATCCTTGAACGTCCACCGCATGCGGACGAGACTATCTTTGCCGTGCCGGGGTTGTCAATGGACGCACGGATTTCTGGTACAATACCGGCGTTACATGGATGCGACAATCATTATCAAGAAGATCCAGGCGTCGTTGGACGGCGCCCGTGTGGATGTAAAGGACCTGACGGGGACGATGGATCACTGGCAGGTCACGGTGACCGCTCCCCAATTCAGGGGCAAGTCCCTCGTGGAGCAACACCGGATGATCTACGCCATACTCCACAACGACATGGAAGCCCAGGGCGGCGGGATCCACGCGCTGTCCATCAACACGGTCATATCAGAGTCGTAACTCCGAAATCAGCGAGGTGAACATGGCACCAACGGAACTCGTCAAGAAAGTCGAAGAGCAGGTTAAGGGGAACAAGGTCATCATTTACATGAAGGGTGAGAAGGATTTTCCGCAGTGCGGGTTCTCCGCGCGGGCGGTGGAAGTTCTCAAACAGTACAACGTCCCGTTCAAAGACGTAAACGTGCTGGAGGACGATGACCTGTGGGGGGCCTTGGAGGACTACTCCAAATGGCCCACGGTGCCCCAGATTTTCATCAACGGCGAATTTGTCGGCGGGTGTGACATCATCACGGAACTCCATCAGAAGGGTGAGCTTCAGAAACTGATTGACAAGACCTAGACGGACTGAGCCGCAGCGGTATGCTCGGCGCGGGCACGATTTGAGTTTCCCCCAACGTCCAAGGACGCACCCATAAAGGGTGCGGCTACCAAGACCGACCGCGTAGGCGCAGGTTTTGTGCCTGCGTCTTCGGGAGCGGCCACGGTCTGCGCCGGCTATTCGGATGTCGGGGGCCTGGTGAGTCGCTCCTTGAAGAAATCCCAGATGGGTTTCATGCCGAAGAGGTACCCGTAGGGAACTTGAAGGATGGGGGTGGGCGAGGTCGGGAAGTCGTTGATCAATTCAAAGTAAGGGTAGATGTCCGGCGCGGTTTCGCAGTGGTACGGCTCGTCGTCGCCCGACTTGTACCAGTCCACTTGGTGGTCTGAAACGAAGGCCCTGAGCTTGGGATCGATGCGCACCGCCAGGTTGCCGGTGCTCGAGCCGCCGGAATGACCAATGAGGCCGACGCGGTCGGGGTCCACATCCTCCCGGCAACGTATGTACCGGAGGCCGAGGAGACTTTCGTACACCCGCAACGAGATCAGGTTGAAACCGTTCAGGAGAAGCGTCCGCGTGACCTCGTGTTCATCTGCGTCGATGTTCATGGCTCGAAGGGTAAGCATGAGGATTGCGTAACCGTGCGCGGGGTATTCATTTCCGTGGAAGGTGTCGCGGTAGATTTCCGCGGTGTCACCGTGGCCGTGGAGGGCGACGATTCCGGGGGATGGCCCGCCTGTTTTCGGAGTAAGGAGGATGCCTTTGAAGGTTCCGACAAGGGGA
The DNA window shown above is from Nitrospirota bacterium and carries:
- a CDS encoding HAD family hydrolase; translated protein: MKKIGAFFDIDHTIIHHSTGRIFTLYLYRKGYLQEKHLLKMGWYEMLYKINKMDWQRMMEYGLRIFHGMRVTELVDLMDDCFEKEMKPQIYTDARTLIQEHQKKGHVVVFNTATIRYMVERFQEYLGIHHALCSSVVIHDGFITGQVGQVCYGANKAKLAVEFSQERNVDLSESYFYTDSLSDLPLLEIVGRPRVVNPQLLMKREAQKRGWEVLEFERTEGGEEAALNRAK
- a CDS encoding bifunctional 3,4-dihydroxy-2-butanone-4-phosphate synthase/GTP cyclohydrolase II, producing MSVCSIEEAIGEIRKGRMVIMMDEEDRENEGDLVMAAEMCSPEAINFMAKYGRGLICVPVTRDKARQLGLSLMVTENTSSNTTAFTVSIDGKDGVSTGISAFDRHRTIQLMVGDDTRGEDFARPGHIFPLIARDGGVLVRAGQTEGSVDLARLAGLKPMAVICEVMNEDGMMARQIDLERFGKEHGIKLCTVKDLIEYRMLNERLVRKQVETRLPTEFGEFDLMAYENVIDGAVHLALVKGPIHRDDPTLVRVHSQCLTGDCFSSLRCDCGPQLQRALQMIHEVGKGVLLYLNQEGRGIGLLNKLKAYSLQDKGKDTVEANKLLGFKPDLREYGTGAQILHDIGVGKMRLMTNNPKKIVGLEGYGLTIEERVPIEVESNSRNVRYLRTKKEKLGHLLSL
- a CDS encoding 6,7-dimethyl-8-ribityllumazine synthase: MPTIVEGDLVAGGLKFALVVSRFNKTISQNLLDGALDALRKHGVKDDAVTVVWVPGSFEIPLAARRFARSKKVDAVICLGAVIRGGTPHFEYIAGETSSGIAHLATEFEIPVIFGVITADTIEQAIERSGAKMGNKGWDAALAAVEMANLLKKI
- the nusB gene encoding transcription antitermination factor NusB — protein: MGARRRARELALQVLYESEFRALPAHSILSEICSHSRWSKSESDRAKVLVEGVGSHAREIDDLIGRVLENWRLDRLHIMDRNVLRLGVYELRFCKDVPPKVAIDEAIEVAKKFGTADSGGFVNGILDRVLSSGSTAHHVA
- a CDS encoding aldo/keto reductase, producing MQYRELGKTGLRVSEIGLGSWGIGGTWWGGPQDENSRPAIIRAMELGINFLDTALVYGDGHSERLIGSILKETKQPAYVATKVPPKDYHWPPDNPNILKTFPVKWVKECVDKSLKNLQLEQVDLLQYHVWHKDWASQDEWKEAKEKLKAEGKILFFGLSLNDHDPDCGVDAVATGEIDCVQVIYNIFDQSPEQNLFPACRKHETGVIARCPLDESGLTGKLTSKTTFAEGDFRGRYFKGKRLTETVDRAEKLKFLVRDDVRSIAQGALKFVLSPPAVSTTIPGMRRSEHVEENVRASGGSPLSEDVLEELKKHAWPRNFYGG
- a CDS encoding SDR family oxidoreductase, with amino-acid sequence MRWTFKDRVVVITGASAGIGRATALAFAREGAKLGLIARTSSALEEVQSEVQKAGSIAYVARADVTRPREVEQAVDSITRAFKTIDVLVNNAGYGVYGYLLSAPIEEHREMLETNLFGVLNMIYAVAPIMKSKKSGMIINISSMAGLRPIPKFATYSASKAALNALSDALRSELKPYGIHVMAVCPGITSTDFQKSAKRFGKNADLRRPSPRLSNTPDEVARAVVEGASGAERLVIPGMMNKLGAGLDWLAPSGLTERLMDRFLRIKAE
- a CDS encoding BolA/IbaG family iron-sulfur metabolism protein, translating into MDATIIIKKIQASLDGARVDVKDLTGTMDHWQVTVTAPQFRGKSLVEQHRMIYAILHNDMEAQGGGIHALSINTVISES
- the grxD gene encoding Grx4 family monothiol glutaredoxin, whose translation is MAPTELVKKVEEQVKGNKVIIYMKGEKDFPQCGFSARAVEVLKQYNVPFKDVNVLEDDDLWGALEDYSKWPTVPQIFINGEFVGGCDIITELHQKGELQKLIDKT